In a genomic window of Borrelia maritima:
- a CDS encoding OmpH family outer membrane protein: MFFLILPLFFLLSFNAFSIDVVKIGIVDFDRIVIEVLNPQLKASIDQIKNRYQEQINTLNLELKNLKQMYDRSIADNDLDSARSFGNQYNLKVDELKRVSSLAKNNLEQQRLANINSLNNNSESLSKILGGIQYVAEINGFSLIMKKNNPYILYHNSTVDITDSVIKHLLEKDNKNP, translated from the coding sequence GTGTTTTTTTTGATTTTACCATTGTTTTTTTTATTGTCTTTTAATGCTTTTTCAATAGATGTTGTTAAAATAGGTATTGTTGATTTTGATAGAATTGTAATTGAAGTTTTAAATCCTCAATTGAAGGCTAGTATTGATCAAATAAAAAATCGGTATCAAGAACAAATAAATACATTAAATTTAGAGCTTAAAAATTTAAAGCAAATGTATGATAGATCGATTGCTGATAACGATTTAGACAGCGCAAGATCTTTTGGGAACCAATATAATTTAAAAGTTGATGAGCTAAAAAGAGTTTCTAGTTTAGCAAAGAATAATTTAGAACAGCAAAGATTAGCTAATATCAATAGTTTAAATAATAATAGTGAATCTTTAAGCAAAATACTTGGCGGTATTCAATATGTTGCAGAGATTAATGGGTTTTCTTTGATTATGAAAAAAAATAATCCGTATATTCTTTACCATAATAGCACTGTTGATATAACAGACAGTGTTATTAAGCATCTTTTGGAAAAGGATAATAAAAATCCTTAA
- the ftsH gene encoding ATP-dependent zinc metalloprotease FtsH: MNGNNNINNNGKSNNKKKNKNWILGLVVIFLISAMFMSYFIRGGESYKNVPYSTFQSYLDNGLVESVVIIDKSLIQFVVKGSNFAKSYFSTNIPYLDINLLAELKSKKVELSSGKSQASLIGVLLQTLPWILFFIFFFFIFRQTQGGGGKVFTFGKSNAQKYEAGKNKITFKDVAGQEEVKQELREVVEFLKNPKKFEKIGARIPKGVLLVGSPGTGKTLLAKAVAGEAGVSFFHMSGSDFVEMFVGVGASRVRDLFDNARKNSPCIIFIDELDAVGRSRGAGLGGGHDEREQTLNQLLVEMDGFGTHTNVIVMAATNRPDVLDSALLRPGRFDRQVTVSLPDVKEREAILNIHSSKTKLSKDINLQVIARATPGASGADLANLINEGALIAARNNQDEISMKDMEEARDKILMGVAKKSMTITDRQKLETAYHEAGHALLHYYLEHADPLHKVTIIPRGRALGVAFSLPKEDRLSINKHQILDKIKICYGGYASEQINLGVTTAGVQNDLMQATSLAKKMVTEWGMGEEVGPIFLVDDEAPIFLPKEFSKSKAYSENTAAKVDREVKRILEECLKEASNILLKHKDQLVKLAKELVMKETLTDKEVRELLGFEPSKDEYDLFTVDSSIAKEVKEEEIKV; the protein is encoded by the coding sequence ATGAATGGCAATAATAATATTAATAATAATGGGAAATCTAATAACAAAAAGAAAAATAAAAATTGGATTTTAGGACTCGTTGTTATTTTTTTAATTTCAGCAATGTTTATGTCATATTTTATAAGGGGAGGGGAAAGTTATAAAAATGTTCCTTATAGCACTTTCCAGAGTTATTTGGACAATGGTCTAGTTGAGTCTGTGGTAATAATTGATAAAAGTTTGATTCAATTTGTTGTCAAGGGTTCTAACTTTGCAAAATCTTATTTTTCTACCAATATTCCTTATCTTGATATAAATCTGCTTGCAGAACTGAAAAGTAAAAAAGTTGAGCTTAGCTCAGGAAAAAGCCAAGCTTCTTTAATTGGAGTTTTATTGCAAACTTTGCCATGGATTTTATTTTTTATTTTCTTTTTCTTTATATTTCGTCAAACTCAAGGTGGTGGTGGAAAGGTTTTTACTTTTGGTAAAAGTAATGCTCAAAAGTATGAAGCTGGAAAAAATAAAATCACCTTTAAAGATGTGGCTGGCCAAGAAGAAGTCAAGCAAGAACTTCGTGAAGTTGTTGAATTTCTTAAAAATCCGAAAAAATTTGAAAAAATAGGGGCAAGAATTCCCAAAGGAGTTCTTTTAGTTGGTTCTCCAGGTACTGGGAAGACTTTGCTTGCCAAAGCCGTTGCTGGTGAGGCTGGGGTTAGTTTTTTCCATATGTCAGGTTCAGATTTTGTTGAGATGTTTGTTGGAGTTGGAGCAAGTCGTGTTAGAGATTTATTTGATAATGCTAGAAAAAATTCCCCATGCATTATTTTTATTGATGAGCTTGATGCTGTTGGCAGAAGTCGTGGTGCAGGGCTTGGTGGTGGTCATGATGAAAGGGAGCAAACCCTTAATCAGCTATTGGTTGAAATGGATGGATTTGGGACTCATACTAATGTAATTGTTATGGCTGCCACAAATCGTCCAGATGTTCTTGACTCTGCTTTGCTTAGGCCCGGGCGATTTGACAGACAAGTAACAGTTTCTTTGCCTGATGTTAAGGAAAGAGAGGCAATATTAAATATTCATTCTTCAAAGACAAAGCTTTCAAAAGATATTAATTTACAGGTAATAGCAAGAGCTACTCCTGGGGCTAGTGGTGCTGATCTTGCAAATTTAATTAACGAAGGGGCTTTAATAGCAGCAAGGAATAATCAAGATGAAATTTCAATGAAGGATATGGAAGAGGCTAGAGATAAAATATTAATGGGAGTTGCGAAAAAATCTATGACTATTACTGATAGACAAAAGCTTGAGACTGCCTATCATGAGGCAGGCCATGCTTTGCTTCACTATTATCTTGAACATGCTGATCCGCTTCATAAAGTTACCATTATTCCAAGGGGCAGGGCACTTGGTGTTGCATTTTCGCTTCCAAAAGAAGATAGACTTTCAATAAATAAGCATCAAATTCTTGACAAAATAAAGATATGTTATGGTGGTTATGCTAGTGAGCAAATAAATTTAGGCGTTACAACAGCGGGTGTTCAAAATGATTTAATGCAAGCTACTAGTTTGGCTAAAAAAATGGTTACGGAGTGGGGAATGGGTGAAGAGGTTGGACCAATATTTTTAGTAGATGATGAAGCACCCATTTTTCTTCCAAAAGAGTTTTCAAAGTCCAAAGCTTATTCTGAGAACACTGCTGCTAAAGTTGACAGAGAAGTAAAAAGAATACTTGAAGAGTGTTTAAAAGAGGCATCAAATATACTTTTAAAACATAAGGATCAACTTGTTAAGCTTGCAAAAGAGCTTGTTATGAAGGAAACTTTGACAGACAAAGAAGTGAGAGAGCTTTTGGGGTTTGAACCTAGCAAAGATGAATACGATTTATTTACAGTAGACTCTTCTATTGCAAAAGAAGTAAAGGAGGAGGAAATAAAAGTTTAG
- a CDS encoding translocation/assembly module TamB domain-containing protein: MNLKFFKKKTFLLLILPVFVFILVIFSINLFVQVQIYFAKFFVIKYFESKFGFRIKYDKISPYFLSSIKINGLELSLDGKGKILIDIVRVDLNLFKLILGDEDIILNVYVKGSNLNFDINDFSLSDDFNPSITSGVYSDNGNVILSKILNYLYRLNINLENININIKLNENNSFLNFKVKNFSLNTVDEDFLFTSVVDFNTVKTLEVNLPSERVNDGILDSTFYFEGKFKKGFEDGYVNFSFFEFKTSYFSLLEQGFQINYSKGNLKIFNLRRENFDFNLSYDKANGFIRLDALFFNVNLLDWIKLNKDFEVYKDYFDISLNGQLAFSYDLNGKDLRYAGIIDSSLNVDTIGKEVQGLQLEIKGDDSIVSVKNAFLKLKRGVVNYKGYYSLKDLLPIGRLNFKSAKILDFNDLNGYLDFKKDKNIFSVKSDNFSFGNLSFQNLSFKTYFLKDKIFVDYLVYLENKNSQISLKGDLNNEEFFFNLGIKEFPLLFLKEVLPSSYLINFFPKTLFSGKYLNLVSDFNLNKFDYHKNRLKKFSFTVFSKLDNFKLMFDASGEKNFYKSNNFDLQYNDYNLYSSLFVELFEGGFNISTNFSYLDKNYPLNFNVNFKNKFIIAESPLGIKLDFNYFDSKIIYNLNVNGFKIYNKTSELLINLNFHGNYLGINDDLQFKIDKLNIIKVSKIPSYNFNFGFKGSYEYDKFYISDVKLVNKLSNLQGYGQFNLKDNFNGSLNLFSSLNSERYFLGVNSDEHGSYFLLKFQDLDFYNFSSLSLLEGKANGNFLLNLKKDNFENYSLSGYIESDKLTLLGVSLQASLNLSLLDNKLNIYDIKVKRNKREFLTGSLRYDLSSSIGVSNMVFNSDLFSYKFNANFRNFESRDEEQFGVLKTKTEGEFLFRDIKYKNESLSNLTVEFSNDFEKFNMTSIDYDLIDVLYHYGSGEYNFILKDYLPLSFNSSGKIIKNKIIGNVRDIKFDSKTITKDFLDSNFLFNIDNHFILYDLILNGEFDIDGDLYDPNINGSLNIKKGSISTEYLRASRKFGGDRALEIFDMPVEIQDNKIIFSNEFNIDRYSKIFVSTSLNLNFLSDTIIDYYKIDINVTGRTGVPVKFDKIALSVTGYALGDFSIEGNADEIMFKGILNIANAWVYSLESSIVNLLVNPFKQAKRAKTADINVLDFDILTDLEINFDSGVTFHWPDSNISFLQATISRGDKLIIKSDTKTDDFILKGDLNIANGFVNYNNKKFIFKSGSYISFNENRTKFDPWIKAEATNTIKDRNDKLLVTISIDSPLSLWKIEFMSYPSRTEQEIKYLLSGSTIGGAEGGLRSVGTNAAEMAIGIVSDIALDFLIQPIEDYMRSVLNLDLLSIKTDILKNSINSNFFKIGNPTFVDVLDNTSVKVGKYLVEGVFISGGFGFLKEQMTPFSKDLNFVINLGIEFDSPFFLVNYEFDYNFMKKGLDGIGNNIGISWKFKY, from the coding sequence ATGAATTTGAAGTTTTTTAAAAAAAAGACGTTTTTATTGTTGATTTTACCGGTTTTTGTTTTTATTTTAGTAATTTTTTCCATTAATCTATTTGTTCAAGTTCAAATTTATTTTGCAAAGTTTTTTGTTATAAAATATTTTGAATCAAAATTTGGCTTTAGGATTAAATATGATAAAATTTCACCATATTTTTTATCATCCATTAAAATAAACGGCTTAGAGTTAAGTTTGGATGGAAAAGGTAAAATATTAATAGACATTGTTAGAGTAGATTTAAATCTGTTTAAATTAATTTTAGGTGATGAAGATATTATTTTGAATGTTTATGTTAAAGGGAGTAACTTGAATTTTGATATAAACGATTTTAGCTTATCTGATGATTTTAATCCCAGCATTACTAGCGGTGTCTATTCCGACAATGGAAATGTGATTTTAAGTAAAATTTTAAATTATCTTTATAGGTTAAATATTAATTTAGAAAATATTAATATTAATATTAAGCTTAATGAAAATAATAGTTTTTTAAATTTTAAGGTTAAAAATTTTTCCTTAAACACCGTAGATGAAGATTTTTTATTTACCTCTGTGGTTGATTTTAACACCGTTAAAACTTTAGAAGTTAATTTGCCGTCTGAAAGAGTTAATGATGGAATTTTAGATTCAACTTTCTATTTTGAGGGAAAATTCAAAAAAGGCTTTGAGGATGGTTATGTTAATTTTAGTTTTTTTGAATTTAAAACAAGCTATTTCTCTTTGCTTGAGCAAGGATTTCAAATAAATTATTCAAAAGGAAATTTAAAAATTTTTAATTTACGAAGAGAGAATTTTGATTTTAATTTAAGTTATGATAAGGCTAATGGTTTTATTAGATTAGATGCTTTATTTTTCAATGTTAATCTTTTGGATTGGATTAAGTTAAACAAAGATTTTGAAGTTTATAAAGATTATTTTGATATAAGTTTAAATGGTCAGTTGGCATTTTCTTATGATTTAAATGGCAAAGATTTAAGATATGCAGGAATAATAGATTCTTCTTTAAATGTAGATACTATAGGTAAGGAAGTTCAAGGTTTACAACTTGAGATCAAGGGTGATGATAGCATTGTAAGTGTTAAGAATGCTTTTTTAAAGCTTAAAAGGGGAGTTGTAAACTATAAGGGTTATTATTCTTTAAAAGACTTGCTTCCAATAGGACGCCTTAATTTTAAGTCTGCAAAAATTTTAGACTTTAACGATCTAAATGGATATTTAGATTTTAAAAAAGATAAAAATATTTTTTCGGTTAAGTCTGATAATTTTAGTTTTGGAAATCTTAGTTTTCAAAATTTAAGTTTCAAAACTTATTTTTTAAAGGATAAAATTTTTGTTGACTATTTGGTTTATTTAGAAAATAAAAATTCTCAAATTTCTTTAAAAGGTGATCTTAATAATGAGGAATTTTTTTTTAATTTGGGGATTAAAGAGTTTCCTTTGCTTTTTTTAAAAGAAGTTCTTCCTAGTTCTTACTTAATAAATTTTTTTCCTAAGACTTTATTTTCAGGCAAATATTTAAATTTAGTTTCTGATTTTAATTTAAATAAATTTGATTATCATAAAAATAGATTAAAAAAATTCAGTTTCACAGTATTTTCAAAGTTAGACAATTTCAAATTGATGTTTGATGCGAGTGGAGAAAAAAATTTTTACAAATCAAACAATTTTGATTTGCAGTACAATGATTATAATTTGTATTCTAGTTTGTTTGTTGAGCTATTTGAAGGTGGATTTAATATTAGTACGAATTTTTCTTATTTGGATAAAAATTATCCTTTGAATTTTAATGTTAATTTTAAAAATAAGTTTATTATTGCGGAATCTCCTCTTGGTATTAAATTAGATTTTAATTATTTTGATTCTAAAATAATTTACAATCTTAATGTTAATGGATTTAAGATTTACAATAAAACTTCTGAACTTTTGATAAATTTAAATTTTCATGGGAATTATTTGGGTATTAATGACGATTTACAATTTAAAATAGATAAGTTGAATATAATAAAAGTTTCTAAAATACCTTCTTATAATTTTAATTTTGGGTTTAAAGGCTCTTATGAATATGATAAATTTTATATTTCTGATGTTAAGCTTGTAAATAAACTTTCAAATTTACAAGGATATGGACAATTTAATTTAAAAGATAATTTTAATGGAAGTTTGAATTTATTTTCTAGTTTAAATTCAGAGAGATATTTTTTAGGGGTTAATTCAGATGAGCATGGAAGCTATTTTTTACTTAAATTTCAAGATTTAGATTTTTATAATTTTAGCTCCTTATCTCTTTTGGAGGGAAAGGCTAATGGTAATTTTTTATTAAATTTAAAGAAGGATAATTTTGAAAATTATTCTTTAAGTGGATATATTGAGTCCGATAAATTAACTTTACTTGGTGTTTCCTTGCAGGCTTCTCTAAATCTAAGCTTATTGGACAATAAGCTTAACATATATGATATAAAAGTCAAGCGCAATAAAAGGGAGTTTCTCACTGGTAGTCTAAGATATGATTTAAGCAGTTCTATAGGTGTATCTAATATGGTTTTTAATAGCGATCTGTTTTCTTATAAGTTTAATGCAAATTTTAGGAATTTCGAAAGTAGAGATGAAGAGCAATTTGGAGTTTTGAAAACTAAAACAGAGGGAGAATTTTTATTTAGAGATATTAAATATAAAAATGAGTCTTTATCTAATCTTACAGTTGAATTTAGTAATGATTTTGAAAAATTCAATATGACTTCAATTGATTATGACCTTATTGATGTTTTATATCATTATGGCAGTGGAGAATATAATTTTATATTAAAAGATTATTTGCCTCTTAGTTTTAATTCATCAGGCAAAATAATTAAAAATAAAATTATTGGAAATGTTAGAGATATTAAATTTGATTCAAAAACAATCACTAAAGATTTTTTGGATTCAAATTTTTTATTTAATATTGATAATCATTTTATTCTTTACGATCTTATTTTAAATGGTGAATTTGATATTGATGGGGATTTATATGATCCCAATATTAATGGGAGTTTAAATATTAAAAAAGGATCAATAAGTACTGAGTATTTAAGAGCTTCTAGAAAGTTTGGCGGTGATAGAGCTTTAGAAATATTTGATATGCCAGTTGAAATTCAGGATAATAAAATCATTTTTAGCAATGAGTTTAATATAGATCGATACTCTAAGATTTTTGTTTCTACTAGTTTAAATTTAAATTTTTTAAGTGATACTATTATTGATTATTACAAAATAGATATTAATGTGACTGGCAGAACGGGAGTTCCTGTTAAGTTTGATAAAATTGCCTTAAGCGTTACAGGTTATGCTTTAGGCGATTTTTCAATCGAAGGGAATGCCGATGAAATTATGTTCAAAGGGATTTTAAATATTGCAAATGCCTGGGTTTATTCTCTTGAAAGCTCTATTGTCAATTTATTGGTAAACCCCTTCAAGCAAGCAAAAAGAGCGAAAACTGCTGATATTAATGTTCTAGATTTTGATATTTTGACTGATCTTGAAATAAATTTTGACAGCGGTGTTACTTTTCATTGGCCGGATAGTAATATTTCTTTTTTACAAGCTACTATTTCAAGAGGAGATAAGCTTATAATAAAATCTGATACAAAAACAGATGATTTTATTCTTAAAGGTGATTTAAATATTGCAAATGGTTTTGTTAATTATAATAATAAAAAATTTATCTTTAAAAGTGGATCTTATATATCTTTTAATGAGAACAGAACTAAATTTGATCCATGGATAAAGGCAGAGGCTACAAATACCATTAAAGATAGAAATGATAAACTGCTTGTTACAATAAGCATTGATAGCCCTTTAAGTTTGTGGAAAATTGAGTTTATGTCTTACCCCTCTAGAACTGAACAGGAGATTAAATATTTGCTTTCAGGCTCAACAATAGGGGGTGCCGAAGGAGGATTGCGCTCAGTGGGGACCAATGCCGCTGAAATGGCGATTGGGATAGTAAGTGACATTGCTCTTGATTTTTTAATTCAACCCATTGAAGATTATATGCGTTCTGTATTAAACTTAGATTTATTGAGTATAAAGACAGATATATTAAAGAATTCTATTAATAGTAATTTTTTTAAAATTGGAAATCCTACTTTTGTAGATGTTCTTGACAATACAAGTGTTAAAGTAGGTAAATATCTTGTAGAAGGTGTTTTTATTAGTGGGGGTTTTGGTTTTTTGAAAGAACAAATGACTCCTTTTTCAAAAGATTTAAATTTTGTTATTAATTTGGGTATTGAGTTTGATTCTCCATTTTTTTTGGTTAATTATGAGTTTGATTACAATTTTATGAAAAAGGGTTTAGATGGGATAGGAAATAATATAGGCATTTCTTGGAAATTTAAATATTAA
- the bamA gene encoding outer membrane protein assembly factor BamA has product MGSIRSLFFVSFLMFFTVFSFGQVENYKGKIIKGINFEGLKNKKERDFVNILKPYIGAAYSNEIFDKLQIDLYSLDYFSGLIKPMFKIDGEELFITFIVKEKSLVNSVVFSDSSRVFWNSELVEKVNIKVNEPLNLASVNKGLSKLEEMYKDMGYLEVSVNFEIKEEKNLVDIIFNIVAGPKYVIKGIGFEGNLSFKSSTLRKSLASRVVSLFSDGKYLKSNIDKDKRQLESFYKNNGYIDIKIINNTVDIKDSLKDSKKMEKEVFLKYFISEGNVFKFGKLEIFGNSVFSLEELKSFITFKEGDIYNDSKFEQDFAKIRESYFKEGYIFTEIIPSKKIRGEFVDSSIKILEKDKAHIESITVSKNKNTATHVILREIPLQEGDVFSLDKFKMGMVNLQQLGYFSNVTPDIVPSNTEGLMKINLNIEERATSNFGFGMNFGGNSNSSFPFSVFGQWELSNFLNLGYYFAARLNLSFLEQSLSLTFRDNWFFQKRWTVGGFIDFSHSVNTAYQDINGPIFSGKREVPDPFTSWEEYRDVKSFSDFNAMNYSLLKLSFGAFTGYTFSNYLGKQTLLGTLQTSLKYVFYDNDVNRPSNYYLRDNYKTFRFENSLSLSAAWDTRNSTSLSNNGFLLKQQFDFFGGFLFGQSHFIKSATTFERYFSLLGYEDVFTPYFDIILTLRSVYSNILPPLGNGFEIEIQPHHHIVLSENFMQARGWGILKNIYSSFVNTVQISIPLLKNILVWDVFFLDFASYSLEGQENSLFRPFSSFAFSWGTGIRSLLPQLPLSFVIAYPFYFDNDKVNSYYKYFSGFKFFLGIEMRY; this is encoded by the coding sequence ATGGGTTCAATCAGAAGTTTGTTTTTTGTAAGTTTTTTAATGTTTTTTACTGTTTTTAGTTTTGGTCAAGTTGAAAATTATAAGGGGAAAATAATAAAGGGTATTAATTTTGAAGGACTTAAGAATAAGAAAGAGAGAGATTTTGTTAATATTTTGAAACCTTATATTGGCGCGGCATATTCTAATGAAATTTTTGATAAATTGCAAATTGATCTTTATTCTCTTGATTATTTTTCCGGACTTATTAAGCCAATGTTCAAAATAGATGGTGAGGAGCTTTTTATTACATTTATTGTAAAAGAAAAATCTTTGGTTAATTCTGTTGTTTTTTCTGATAGCAGTAGAGTTTTTTGGAATAGCGAACTTGTTGAGAAGGTAAATATTAAGGTTAATGAACCTTTAAATCTTGCAAGTGTTAACAAAGGGCTTAGCAAGCTTGAAGAGATGTATAAAGACATGGGATATCTTGAAGTTTCTGTAAACTTTGAAATCAAAGAAGAAAAAAATTTGGTTGATATTATTTTTAATATAGTAGCCGGACCCAAATATGTTATTAAAGGGATTGGCTTTGAAGGAAATTTAAGCTTTAAAAGTAGCACTTTGAGAAAATCTTTAGCATCAAGAGTAGTATCCCTTTTTTCAGATGGTAAATATTTGAAAAGCAATATTGATAAGGACAAGCGCCAATTGGAGTCTTTTTATAAAAATAATGGATATATTGATATTAAGATTATCAATAACACTGTTGATATTAAAGATTCTCTTAAAGATTCTAAAAAGATGGAAAAGGAAGTTTTTTTGAAATATTTTATTTCAGAAGGCAATGTTTTTAAATTTGGAAAGCTTGAAATTTTCGGTAATTCGGTTTTTAGTTTAGAAGAATTAAAAAGTTTTATTACCTTTAAGGAAGGTGATATTTATAATGATTCTAAATTTGAGCAAGATTTTGCCAAGATTAGGGAAAGTTATTTTAAAGAAGGGTATATTTTTACAGAAATTATTCCTTCAAAAAAGATAAGAGGAGAGTTTGTCGATTCTTCAATTAAAATTTTAGAAAAGGATAAGGCTCATATTGAGTCTATTACTGTTTCTAAAAATAAAAATACAGCTACTCATGTAATACTTAGGGAAATACCCCTTCAAGAGGGAGATGTTTTTAGTTTGGATAAGTTTAAAATGGGTATGGTGAATTTACAGCAGCTTGGTTATTTTTCAAATGTAACTCCCGATATTGTTCCAAGTAATACAGAAGGGCTTATGAAAATAAATTTAAACATTGAGGAGCGAGCAACAAGTAATTTTGGGTTTGGTATGAATTTTGGAGGCAATTCAAATTCTTCGTTTCCATTCTCAGTATTTGGACAATGGGAGCTTTCTAATTTTTTAAACTTAGGCTACTATTTTGCTGCAAGATTGAATCTGTCTTTTTTAGAGCAAAGTCTTAGTTTGACATTTAGAGATAATTGGTTTTTCCAGAAAAGATGGACTGTGGGGGGATTTATAGATTTTTCACATTCTGTTAATACTGCTTATCAAGATATTAATGGACCCATTTTCTCAGGCAAAAGGGAAGTTCCTGATCCATTTACAAGCTGGGAAGAATATCGAGATGTTAAAAGCTTTTCTGATTTTAATGCCATGAATTATTCTTTACTTAAGCTTAGTTTTGGAGCGTTTACAGGATATACTTTTTCTAATTATCTTGGCAAGCAAACTCTTCTTGGTACTTTGCAAACTTCTTTAAAATATGTTTTTTATGATAACGATGTTAACAGGCCTTCAAATTATTATTTAAGAGATAATTACAAAACTTTTAGATTTGAAAATTCTCTTAGTTTGAGTGCGGCTTGGGATACAAGGAATTCAACTTCTTTGTCTAATAATGGATTTTTACTTAAGCAGCAGTTTGATTTTTTCGGTGGATTTTTATTTGGCCAGAGCCATTTTATTAAATCTGCTACAACCTTTGAGAGGTATTTTTCTCTCTTAGGGTATGAGGATGTGTTTACTCCTTATTTTGATATTATTTTGACCTTAAGGAGCGTATATTCAAATATATTGCCTCCTCTTGGTAATGGTTTTGAAATAGAAATTCAACCTCATCATCACATAGTTCTTAGTGAAAATTTTATGCAGGCTAGAGGCTGGGGGATTTTGAAAAATATTTACAGTTCCTTTGTAAATACTGTGCAAATATCTATTCCTTTGTTAAAAAATATTTTAGTTTGGGATGTTTTTTTCTTAGATTTTGCTTCCTATTCTTTAGAGGGCCAAGAAAATTCTTTGTTTAGGCCTTTTAGTAGCTTTGCTTTTAGTTGGGGAACTGGAATTAGAAGTCTTTTGCCTCAGCTACCACTGTCTTTTGTAATAGCTTATCCTTTTTATTTTGACAATGACAAAGTTAATAGTTATTACAAATATTTTTCTGGATTTAAATTTTTCTTAGGAATTGAAATGAGATACTAA
- a CDS encoding thymidine kinase, translated as MGFCLDFASKEDTKLNNVVSISHFDFKVKINLILVVGPMGSGKTEYAAKIYKDSLIVRKKSFKVLSNIIKGDRNRVNVFFIRNFLDKRRFQDYPENVIPYRGGGKDKIDEIGFASSSFDIENLIASNPSYGTFIIDEACFYDERLIFVLNKISLNENILFILPTLLYNFRKESFNDTAKLLVEYSDKLYKLGAYCGHIDCMEESFFSYRYYFYNNKEIPAPYFDPLLIVGGDEEIESAIYPNYSTRCSMHHYLVGKEYFFSFLKPFALLYSQGDKKFLEGEIVALSTDVKNSNFINSLDSEKACEFRSKVLKNILDLPFLAERALITLFSEYSILSKDNFKDLVLKFSLNKDYINKIFFSKEGKEFF; from the coding sequence TTGGGCTTTTGTTTAGACTTTGCCAGTAAAGAAGATACTAAATTAAATAACGTTGTGTCTATTAGTCATTTTGATTTTAAAGTTAAAATAAATTTAATTCTTGTAGTTGGGCCTATGGGAAGTGGAAAAACAGAATATGCTGCAAAAATTTATAAAGATTCACTTATTGTAAGAAAAAAGTCTTTTAAGGTTTTGAGTAATATTATTAAAGGAGATAGGAATAGGGTTAATGTATTTTTTATTAGAAATTTTCTTGATAAGAGAAGATTTCAGGATTATCCAGAAAATGTAATACCGTATAGAGGTGGCGGAAAAGATAAAATTGATGAGATTGGTTTTGCTAGCAGCTCTTTTGATATTGAAAACTTAATAGCTTCTAACCCTAGTTATGGTACTTTTATTATTGATGAGGCATGTTTTTATGATGAACGTTTAATTTTTGTTTTAAATAAAATTTCGCTAAATGAAAATATTTTGTTTATATTGCCTACATTGCTTTATAATTTTAGAAAAGAATCTTTTAATGATACTGCTAAGCTTTTGGTAGAATATTCGGACAAGCTTTATAAGCTTGGAGCTTATTGTGGGCACATTGATTGTATGGAAGAATCTTTTTTTTCTTATAGGTATTATTTTTACAACAATAAAGAAATTCCAGCCCCCTATTTTGATCCTCTGCTTATTGTTGGTGGCGATGAAGAGATTGAATCTGCTATTTACCCGAATTATTCTACAAGATGTTCAATGCATCATTATCTTGTGGGTAAGGAGTATTTTTTTTCTTTTTTAAAGCCGTTTGCTTTATTATATTCACAAGGAGATAAAAAATTTCTTGAAGGTGAAATTGTAGCGTTAAGTACCGATGTTAAAAATTCTAATTTTATAAATTCTTTAGATAGTGAGAAAGCGTGTGAATTTAGATCTAAAGTTTTAAAAAATATTTTAGATCTACCTTTTTTAGCGGAAAGAGCGCTAATAACTCTTTTCTCAGAATATAGTATTTTAAGTAAAGATAATTTTAAAGATCTTGTTTTAAAGTTTTCTTTAAATAAGGATTATATAAATAAAATTTTTTTTTCCAAGGAAGGCAAAGAATTTTTTTAA
- the tmk gene encoding dTMP kinase — MIKILRNFYCIEGIDGSGKTSIINKLKVLCNNESKYYFTKEPSSGIIGEMIKEQLMNFKNPLKKSTFAYLYAADRHDHLYKKGGILEILKTKSKKIITDRYLFSSIAYQGKLGYELNKNFPLPEKVFFIEIGPNIAYERIQKHRAQSDLFELEKYKTFEHIALKYLEIFKKLEKKINVIYIDNSTKDDLDKNAKKIFNLIKF; from the coding sequence GTGATTAAAATTTTAAGAAACTTTTATTGCATAGAAGGAATTGATGGAAGCGGAAAAACAAGCATTATAAACAAACTAAAAGTTCTTTGCAATAATGAATCAAAGTATTATTTCACAAAAGAACCATCAAGCGGAATAATTGGAGAAATGATAAAAGAACAATTAATGAATTTTAAAAATCCTTTAAAAAAATCTACATTTGCGTATCTTTATGCAGCAGATCGACACGATCATTTATATAAAAAGGGCGGAATACTAGAAATTCTAAAAACAAAATCTAAAAAAATAATAACTGATCGATATTTATTCTCATCAATCGCCTATCAAGGAAAATTGGGATATGAATTAAATAAAAATTTTCCATTGCCTGAGAAAGTATTCTTTATTGAAATAGGCCCAAACATAGCTTATGAAAGAATACAAAAACATAGAGCACAAAGTGATCTTTTTGAACTTGAAAAATACAAAACTTTTGAACACATTGCTCTAAAATATTTAGAAATATTTAAAAAACTAGAAAAAAAAATTAATGTGATTTATATTGACAATTCAACAAAAGATGATTTAGATAAAAATGCAAAAAAAATTTTTAATCTAATAAAATTCTAA